A stretch of Pseudophryne corroboree isolate aPseCor3 chromosome 9, aPseCor3.hap2, whole genome shotgun sequence DNA encodes these proteins:
- the PARS2 gene encoding probable proline--tRNA ligase, mitochondrial: protein MVRLLRISLSHLVASRAHHNGSAKGRRQLLSRVYQPGSLWQEQSSELPHKTNEPSSKSQRLMFKAGLIRPSSPGCFHYLPYTVRSMEKLIRLVDKAMQEIGGQKINMTTLCSAELWRQSGRWDLVGKELLCLKDRHDQEYCLGPTHEESVSHLVATEGGISYKRLPLLLYQTTRKFRDEKRPCFGLLRGREFYMKDMYTFDITEEAAYQTYNNVCEAYCKLFGALGLKYVKVQADTGNIGGKLSHEFHLLANIGEDKLLVCGSCDFAGNVEVLEASEKACPMCKGELVESKGIEIAHTFYLGTKYSHVFNAICYDSQNKPSVAEMGCYGIGITRLLAASIEVLSTEDDIHWPGLIAPYQICLIPPKKGSKEKAVISSAEELYDDICAVPHMRDEAILDDRDHLTIGKRIKEAHMMGYPYIIVAGKKALESPPQFEVHCHRTGNIQFLSKEGVLDFTQKIQVI from the coding sequence ATGGTGAGGTTGCTGAGAATATCACTAAGCCATCTAGTGGCCAGCAGAGCACATCATAATGGCTCAGCCAAAGGAAGACGCCAGCTGCTCTCCAGGGTTTACCAACCAGGGAGCCTGTGGCAGGAACAGTCCTCCGAACTTCCACACAAAACAAATGAACCCTCCAGCAAAAGCCAAAGACTCATGTTTAAAGCAGGCTTGATCCGGCCCTCTAGTCCAGGTTGCTTTCACTACCTTCCCTACACTGTGAGGTCAATGGAGAAACTCATTCGACTAGTAGATAAAGCAATGCAGGAGATCGGAGGACAGAAGATTAACATGACCACTCTTTGTTCAGCAGAACTGTGGAGGCAGAGTGGGCGTTGGGATCTAGTTGGAAAAGAACTGCTGTGTCTGAAGGACAGGCACGATCAGGAATACTGCTTGGGGCCCACCCATGAAGAGTCTGTTTCTCACCTGGTTGCCACAGAAGGAGGGATCAGTTACAAACGGCTCCCTCTGCTGCTCTACCAGACCACACGGAAGTTCAGGGATGAGAAGAGACCCTGCTTTGGCCTCCTGCGAGGCAGGGAGTTTTACATGAAAGACATGTATACGTTTGACATAACAGAGGAGGCAGCCTATCAAACGTACAATAATGTGTGTGAGGCCTACTGTAAACTTTTTGGCGCCCTGGGTCTGAAGTATGTTAAAGTTCAGGCAGATACGGGAAATATTGGGGGCAAATTGTCACATGAATTTCACCTCCTGGCAAATATTGGTGAGGACAagttgttggtgtgtgggagctgtGACTTTGCAGGAAACGTAGAGGTCTTGGAGGCAAGTGAGAAGGCCTGTCCCATGTGTAAAGGCGAGCTCGTGGAGAGCAAGGGCATTGAGATAGCCCACACGTTTTACCTCGGTACAAAGTATTCCCATGTGTTTAATGCCATCTGTTACGATTCTCAGAACAAACCGTCTGTAGCGGAAATGGGATGCTATGGCATTGGCATCACAAGACTCCTGGCAGCATCTATAGAAGTTCTCTCTACTGAAGATGATATTCATTGGCCAGGTCTTATAGCCCCATACCAGATTTGTCTAATTCCTCCCAAAAAGGGAAGCAAGGAGAAGGCAGTAATATCATCCGCAGAAGAACTGTATGATGATATATGTGCGGTTCCTCATATGAGAGATGAGGCCATTTTAGACGACCGGGACCATTTAACTATCGGAAAAAGGATCAAGGAAGCCCACATGATGGGCTACCCATATATTATTGTGGCAGGCAAAAAGGCCTTGGAGAGCCCCCCACAGTTTGAAGTGCACTGTCACAGAACTGGCAACATCCAGTTCCTCTCCAAGGAAGGAGTGCTAGACTTTACACAAAAAATTCAGGTGATCTAA